AGTTCCTCATCCGCCGGCGCATCCATCGCGACATGACTGCGTTGTTGCGCGAGAGCGAATTGGTCTGAGTGTCCGAACGGCCGGGCGGGTGAACTCCATGCCCTTCGTTCGGCGGTTCTTGGCTGCTTCTTCCGACCTGACCAGTTGAACCACCTCTCGTTGGCGGAGACCCGCCCGGCCACTTCAGACGGGACGCCCAATCCGAACGATCTCGCTCCGAACGTTTGGCGCCGTCAGTTTTTCTTGGGCTTCGGCTCGTCCTTGCCCTCGTTGGTCCACTGCCGACCAATGGTGTTCATGTCCTTCGGCGGCGCGACGCTCGGCACATCAAGGCCGAACTCCTTGATGCGCGCCTCACGGATCTTGTCCGTTTCGACCTTGAACTCTTTGTCGCGCTGGGCCACGACCTTGGGGTCCGCCTGACCGTCGCCCATGAGCGACCAGATCAGGAGCGGCTCGCCGGTCGGCACCGGGCTGGACGGATCGGGCCACGTGTGCCACGCTTTCCCCCACGTCTTGATGACGACCTTCATGAACTTCATCTCGTCCTCGGGCGACATGCCCGGGGCGATCAGGCCGCCGCCGAGGACTTCGTAGGTGTGCGCGTGCCAGTATTTCTTCTCGGTGTCGGGCAGCTTGCGGTACGCCTCGTCCGAGATGAGGTACTCGACACCAATGAGTTTCGCGTTCTTACCTACGCCATCGAACAGCGTGCATTGGAACACGTCCCCTTCCGACCCGCCCGTGTGCGCGGCGCAGTAGTGCTGCGTGACGAACTGGAGCTTGGGGTTGTTCTTCGCCATGTGGATGCCGCAGAAGTGGAAGTGCGGCGCGGACATCGGCCCCTCGCCCTTCGCACCGTGGTCGGCCCTCGTACTCGCTTCCGCGACCGCGCCGCACATGGGAACCGCGCCCAGCGCGGTCAGCGCACCGAACAACTCGCGACGATCCATAAACGCACTCTTGGGGTAGTAGGGAGCAATGGAACCGAAGGACGGCAACGCCCCGTGCGGCCGTCGTGGGAGAAGTCCGAACCCCGCGCACCTCGGGCGCAACGGCAGCGCGAATTGCGGTACGAAGGAGCGGTGTCGAAATTGTTATCGCGTGTCCGGAGCGGTTGCCAGTGAATTATCGGTAGCGTGGTGATGTTTAACTAAACTGATGTGCAATGTGCAAAAGTGAAAGCCCCTGCAAACGTAGTTTCCCTGGCTTTGTCAGCGTCGACAACCGCGTCACCGCGATCGGCA
This region of Gemmata massiliana genomic DNA includes:
- a CDS encoding DUF1264 domain-containing protein yields the protein MDRRELFGALTALGAVPMCGAVAEASTRADHGAKGEGPMSAPHFHFCGIHMAKNNPKLQFVTQHYCAAHTGGSEGDVFQCTLFDGVGKNAKLIGVEYLISDEAYRKLPDTEKKYWHAHTYEVLGGGLIAPGMSPEDEMKFMKVVIKTWGKAWHTWPDPSSPVPTGEPLLIWSLMGDGQADPKVVAQRDKEFKVETDKIREARIKEFGLDVPSVAPPKDMNTIGRQWTNEGKDEPKPKKN